The Oceanispirochaeta sp. M1 genome segment TATCCCTGCAATCTGGTGATTTTAGCATTGAGGTTATACCCGTTCCCATCCCGAACACGGAAGTCAAGCTCAATCGCGCCGATGGTACTGCCAAGGTGGGAGAGTAGGTCGTCGCCAGTTTAATTAAGCCCCAGTCTTCGGACTGGGGCTTTTTTTTGCGCATGAAGTAGGCCGTACCTACTTGGATGTGAGGGGACTGTAGACGCCAGCCTCTGTAACGGATGCTATTTTCAGTTACAGAAGCTGTAATTCTATTGCTTGTACTAGTCTATCCATCCTCTTGGATTCTTAAAGAAATCAGCTTCAAAATTTTCTATCTGCTCATTAAGATTTTTCTGAATCTTTGGTTTTCTGTCGCTTAAATTGTAGTTCTCTTCGGGATCAGTATCCATATTATAAAGCATGGGCCATTTAGCCAGTGTGGGTACTGATTCATTGCTACCCTCGGGTTTGTAATCCGCTCCACCTGCAAGTTTACCAAACAGAGAGTTTTTTTTATCCATGGGTATGGGCCATGATCGGGTATTTGTACTACGGATATATTTCCAATTATCAACACGGACCGCCTCAACTTCGTTGTAATGAAAAAAGTATATTGCCTTGGGATCGGCAGTAGTCGCGCCTTTGAACTCATCACTGAGGTCACGGCCATCAATAATCCGGTCCGAAGGAAGTGTGAGTCCTGTCAACTCCATTAAGGTGGGGAATATATCCAGATTGCTGGAAGGATTTCTGTTAACTGTTCCGGCAGGTACGGTACCAGGCCAACGAACTATCATCGGTACTCTAAATCCGCCTGCAAAGGTTTCTCCCTTTCGTCCTCTTAGTCCACCTGAACTGCCGTCAAACCAGGGACCGTTGTCACTTGTGAAAATCACCAGGGTTTCATCGTCTATTCCCAGGTCCTTTAATTGCTCAAATATCCTACCCGTGTTCCAATCCAATTCCATTATAGTGTCACCATGAGCTCCTGCATCAGAGAGTCCTGCAAACTTTTCTGATGGTATGCATGGTTGATGCGGATCCTTATGAGCGAGGTAGATAAAAAAAGGCTTATCACCTGAGTTATTTATAAATTTTATAGCTTCGTCGGTAA includes the following:
- a CDS encoding sulfatase gives rise to the protein MKIKSVLRIFVPLSIVAILFLIISFSTRKDELNRRVSKKLFQIGMDPKIKTEQVITPDEMPSLPNIIIILVDDLGYGDIGSYGSTAIQTPYLDRMAEEGMQFTDFYCSSPLCSPSRAGLLTGRYPLRSGLTFPLQPGKDTFTRKLVKEAAYAMGVLGVVDMKNAKNLVKGLPQSEITIAEALKIQGYTTAAIGKWHLGDFVVDMEHHPYNHGFDSFVGFNASNDDWPASFWVEDKQIVEDIALNQGEYTERFTDEAIKFINNSGDKPFFIYLAHKDPHQPCIPSEKFAGLSDAGAHGDTIMELDWNTGRIFEQLKDLGIDDETLVIFTSDNGPWFDGSSGGLRGRKGETFAGGFRVPMIVRWPGTVPAGTVNRNPSSNLDIFPTLMELTGLTLPSDRIIDGRDLSDEFKGATTADPKAIYFFHYNEVEAVRVDNWKYIRSTNTRSWPIPMDKKNSLFGKLAGGADYKPEGSNESVPTLAKWPMLYNMDTDPEENYNLSDRKPKIQKNLNEQIENFEADFFKNPRGWID